AAGCATGAGTTCCAGAGAATGCTCGTACTGATTTAAGCCCGAATTGCAGGCTTTTAGGGCTAGGTCTAGTTTCCCGGCAAGTAAATAATATTCAACAAGAGACTCAAAAACTTCCTCACTAAAGTAGGGAGTTTCTTTTTTTTTGATCATCGATTCAAACCTTTTGGCTGCATCGGCCATGGTGGCCTCGTTTGACTCGTCAAAATACTCACTAAAGTCTTGATTCATGCAGTAATGTAGGTTTTCAAATATTATAGATTACTCAATTTTAAAATTAATGGCTTTTTTGTTTAAACAAAAAAAAAAGAAAAATAATTTCGAAAAACTATTTTTGAGCTTTTGCCAGAAAATATGGGCAAATACGATTCAAAGTATTGTCTAAAGAATTAAACTTATACCCTAAAGCCTTAATTATCTTGCTGTTATCGTAATGTATTTTCATTGAGGCCGACCTCGCAGTCTCTTTGGTTATGAGTGGATCAGAGCCCATAAAAAAGGAACGAATTGCTTCCAAACGCCAGATTATGGCCAACCAAAAAGATTTCACCTCAATTGCCGGCGGTCTTTTACCAAATTTAAGAGCCACTTTTTCAAAAAAATCTTTATACGAAATCATACCGGCAGAAACACAAAATCTTTCATTTTTGATATCGCTCTCAAGCAATTCAACTGAAATATTGACCAAATCTTCCAGGTCAATATAATTGAGATAACCTGCAGTATAAAAAGGTTTTTCTTCGAAAATATATTTTAAAATCTTTGTAGAGGAACGATTCCAGTCGCCTTCACCAAAAATTATGGATGGATTTACCACCACCACATCAAGACCTTCGGCCATACCACGCCAAACTTCTTCTTCTCCTTTAAATTTAGAAATGGCATAATGCGAATTGGAATCAGAATCTTCCCACTTTTGATTTTCATATACATTGAAGGTCTGGTCCTTGTTTTCCTTATTGATAGCTGGCCTTCCAAAAGCAGCCACCGAACTCACATAAAGCAGTTTTTTAACTTTGTTTTCCAAACAGGAATTCACGACATTGGCTGTACCCTCGACGTTGGTTTTATACAAACTTGCCCTGTCTTTAGGCGAAAATGAGACAACCGCTGCTGCATGAATGACCCAATCTTTATCTACTGTTGCCTGAGAAAGGACCAATACATCCAGTATATCTCCTTCAATAATTTTAATATTTCGAAGGGCCGAATTCTGTAATAAAAAATCCTGGGCGTTTCTTACCAAAACACTGATTTCATGACCCATAGAATTCAGTTTTTTTAATAATGCAGACCCAACCAACCCGGTAGCACCTGTAATCAACACCTTCATATATACTCTATTTTGCACAAAATTAGTCTGCAAAACTTATAATCCGGTTATTATTCGGGCTTTAAATCTAAAAAAACATTATTATTCAACCACCCACAAGCCTCTGATTTCGTTGGGCTTATAACCTTTTGCTTTATCAGCCGGATAATACTTTGAAATTTTCTCCATCGTTTCCGAATTAATTTCTGCCTCGCTGCCGTGGCATTGCATACACATCTGATTGGTCAGTATTGGATAATACCCTACTTTTTTACCATCAATGACTTTGCTGCCAGGTTTTGGTTCAATACCCATTTTAAGATTATCTTTAAGCAACTGTATATAAGCTATTTCGGATTCATTTGCAGCATTTTTTGGGTTTCTGTTTTTATCTGAAACTCTTTTTACATTTACCTTTAAAACATTGGCCATACTATCTGTCAAAAACATGGCTTTGTCATTGCAAAAATTCATCGCATGTACTGCTCCGCCTTTGTTTAAGGCTCCCATCAAATTTTTTCCAAGTTCTTGCTGAGCTCTCATGGACAATTTCTTTCCTTTTGCCAGAAATGAGGTATCCTCTTCCATCATCTGATTGCCGTTTCCCATTTCTTTTTTATAATGCTCTTCAAACCACTCAGGCTGCTCAATGTTGTTTCTGTATATATATTTTGCAATTTTCTCAACATCACTTTTCGAATATTCCACTTTCGGCATAAGATTAAACCGACGTTTTGCCCCCGGCATTTTTGATTTTTCATCAGTTGGATTCAAGACAAAACTCACCAAATCATTGACGAATTGCTCTTCCGACATTTTTTCTGTAAAATAATGTTTTTTTACAGCGATCATGGGAGGAGCCAACCGATTACTTTCTGTAGCATTTGGACTATGACAAGTGTAACAGTTTTGTTCCATCAATACCAGCCCTTCCTCTTTTTTAATACCTTGAGCAGGATTTTTTCCTGTTTTACAAGCTAAAACTGCGATTATACCCGAAAATAAAATTGCGATAGTGTATGTTCTTTTCTTCATTTTTAAATATTTCAAAATCAAATATTTTCACAATTACCACCAAAGAGAACCCAAAGCCAATGACATTTATCACAGAAGTGGTTTTGCCAAATAAAAAATTGCAAATCCAGGCTAATAAATAAGCCCATATTTTGGAAATTAAACTTTATTTTTGTACCTATTTTTAAAAAAAATCAATGGAAAAAACCAAAATCCCTGAATTTGTTAAATATCTGATATTCCTGCTCCTGGGTATTGTGATAGGTTATTTTGTAAGAAAAAACCACATTTCAGATACTAATAATCCGGCACATCAAACCGAAATAAGTATTCAAGAAAAAAATGAAAGTAGTGCCAAAAAATCAACTCAAAATACAGATTTTGAAACCCCTAAGGACTTCCCAAAATATGTAAATGAAGTTTTAGAATATGTAACAAAATACCAAAAAGCACCTGAAGGGTATGTGGGTGGCAGGAAATTTAAAAATCTTGAGAAATTATTACCACAGAAATCAGACAGCGGGCAAAGAATAAATTATCAGGAATGGGATGTTCACGAGCATGTAGAAGGTCAAAACCGCGGAGCCGAAAGGTTGGTAACCGGGGATGACGGCAGTGCATATTATACCGATGACCATTATGATTCTTTCAAAAAAATAAGATAAAAGATTATTTGCTATCTGAATTTTTTCAAAACAAAAAATTAACATGAATAACCTTTCAATATGTATTCCGGCAGATTTCCCTGAAGAATTTGGGGTAATAAAAATAGATGCCAACAAAACCAAAACCCTTCGTGAATTTTACGAAGTAATGGCCGAAGTCTTTGAATTTCCCGATTATTTTGGATTTAATCTTGACTCTTTTGACGAAATGATCAATGATCTGAGCTGGATTGAGGATGAAAAACTGGCTGTATATTTCGAAAATTCGGAATCTTTTTTGGTCAACGAACGCAACGAAACCAAAATCATTACCTTGCTCGACATGCTGGATGCTACTTGTGAAGATTGGAAATGGATGGAAGAGGTGGATGATGAATTGCCAAAAAAAAGCTTGCTTTTTGGGTTTTCGGCAGGAGAAAGAATTCAGGACTTATTGAACAAACTTTCCTGAAAAACGTTTTTAAAATAAAAAACGACATTATTTTCGGCACAGACCGAAGTATTTTTTCTAAGAAATATTAACAGATGAAATCATATTTTTTGCAGGTAAAAGAGGTAATCAGAGAAACTGAAGACACGGTAACTATACTTTTTTGGCATCCACTAAGTGAACAAATAAAATATTTAGCAGGGCAATTTTTAACTGTATCCATACCGGGACCCGACGGTAAAAAGGTAAAAAGAAGCTACTCGATGAGCACTTCACCTGCCTCTGACACCGCTGTTGGCATTACAGTAAAACGTGTTCACAAAGGACTGGTTTCCAATTATTTAAACGACCAAATAAAAACCGGAGACTTTCTGGAAGTAATTGAGCCTATGGGGAACTTCACGTTCAATCCGGCAACTTTTAACGGCAAACATCTGATATTAATCGGAGCAGGTAGTGGTATAACTCCCCTGATGTCCATTGCTAAAACTGCCCTCAAAACACTTCCCGGCTTAAAAGTTAGCCTGCTTTATGGCAGCCGAAACGAAAACCAGATTATTTTTAAAAAGGAATTGGATGCTTTAGAAAGCACCTTTCATGGAAGATTTGGTGTAACGCATATAATCAGTCAAAGCACCGATACCTGGGTGGGACTGAAAGGCAGAATACATCAGGCAAATACCATCATGTGGTTGAAAGAAATTGATGCGGATTTAAAAAATGACCAGATTTTTGTATGCGGACCTGAAGAAATCATTGATAATACACTTAAAATAGCTGAGTTATATGACATCCCCAAAGAAAGGATGCACTATGAGCGGTTTAACGCTCCTGTAAACACCGATTCCGAAAATGAAGGTGGCGAAGAGCTAAAAAAACAAACAGTTACTGTTAAATACGACGGAGAAACGCATGAATTCGAGGTAGAACCACACCAAACTATCCTTGAAGCCGCCCTGGACCAGAATATTGAGTTACCCTACTCGTGCCAGGCCGGTATGTGTACGGCATGCCTGGGAAAATGTACTTCTGGAAAAATCAAAATGGACGAAGAAGAGGGATTGACCGACAAGGAAATCGAGCAAGGCTATGTGCTGACCTGCGTGTCACACCCAATTACAGAAGGAGTGATTTTAGAGATTGATTAAGAAATAATTACAACCTTTTTGAGAAAATTTGTATCTTTATAAAAAAGTAAAAATTTTCCATCTGAAATTGTGACCAAAGGATTTTGGTCTAGTCAAATATGCATTACTATCGAGTGAACAAAATGTTTAAGTCTAAACGACTTTGGATTATTGTGTTAATTGCACTTGTTGCCTTTCCGTTCGCGTCTTATTCCAAACAGCCCAAACCGAAAAGGATGAAAAAGTTGCCAACCACTGTTAGAAGAATCAGAACTTTTGACGAACCGGGTACTTTTATTCTTGAGAGTCCATTGCTTTTGAAGAAGAATGTTTTTATTGCATAAATCCCATTGTTACGGAAGGCGGACCAAAAGTTCGCCTTTTTATTTGTAAATCAACTGCGAAAGCTCTTCGTTATCAAACATTTCATTGGCTAAATCCTGCAAGACTCCGGCATTTATATCATCAATTTCATCAAAAATTTGACTTAAAGTTTCCACTTTACCCAAATCCAGAATACTTTTGGCCATCATGAGCATAAAACCCTGATTGCTTTCTTCAGCCATGGCAAGTTGACCCTTAAGCTGCTCCTTCAAGGTTCTGATCTGAACATCACCCATTTTTCGTTCTTTCAGGATCTCCAATTCTTTTTTGACAAGTTTTAGAGATTTATTGAGATTTTGCGGGTCAGTACCAAAAAATATCCCAAAGAAACCGGTATCGCTAAAACTTGTATAATTGGCCTCTATCTGATACACCAGGCCATATTTTTCACGAAGAGTAAGGTTAAAACGAGAATTCATTCCCGGCCCGCCCAGCAAATTGACCAGTGCAAAAAAAGGAAGCCTGTTTTTGTGATGCAAGGCATAAGCCTGGCGACCAATAGCTACATGTGCCTGGTTATTGTTTTTTTCTAATATTTGGTTTTGGGTGAAATAAATATCGGGTGTCAATCTTATTCTTTGCGTATGCTTAGGTAAAATATCCCCAAGATATTTTTCTGCCATTTTTTGTACTTTCTTTGGCTCCAGATTTCCTACCACAGAAAAGATAACTTTATCGGTATCAAGATTTTCAGAAATAAAATTCAGGAAATCTTCTCTTTTAAAGGCTTTTACACTTTCCTGAGTACCCAAAATATTGATTCCCAGCTGATGTTGTGGAAAAACAATAGCGTCAAACTCATCCTGAATGGCATCTTCGGGCGAGTCGAGGTACATCGACATCTCCTCCAGGATCACCCCACGCTCAACTTCGAGTTGCTTTTCGGGAAAAATACTATTGAAGGCAATATCAGACAATAAATCAACTGCCTTTTCGAAATGGGTGTCTAAAACTGAAGCATAAAAACAAATCTTCTCTTTGGTGGTATAGGCATTGAGCTCCCCTCCTACTGCCTCCAGGCTGTTGATAATGTGGTAAGCTTTACGTTTTTGAGTGCCTTTAAAGGCCATATGCTCCCAAAAATGGGCCAGCCCGGCCTGGTGAGGTTTTTCATCGCGACTGCCAATATCAAGCATGATACCGCAGTGGGCAATTTTGGTATTTGAGACAAATTTATGAGCTACCCTGATTCCATTAGGTAGCGTATATAATTGATATTCAGACATTAATTTCTTTTCCGTAACATTCAAAAAAGTCTGCAAAGCTAATACATTATATGCTAAATAATACTTTAGAATTTAATAAAACGCTTTGTCTGAATAATTCAACAAGATTTCTCACCAAAAAGTGCTTGTATAATTTTAGAAGTTACCTTCTTCAATATAGAATGTAATTCGAATTATAATTATGATTAATATCCATCAATAATTATTAAACAGAACTATTTATTTTATAATCTGGTTTTTACAGATTAATATTGTAAAGAAATTAAATACATATATGGCATTGACAATCAAAGGTATTCCAACACTAAAAAGCAAAGAAGCCAAAGATTTTATTTCAAGAGCTGAGGCTTCGATAGCTAAAAAAGGTAGCGTAGATTTCAGTAAACAATTGGAATCGACTAAAAGAATTTTAGAAAAAGCTAAATTATAAATGCACTGAATTGAACTTTTTAGAAGAATCCTGCACTTTTTACACACTCACACCAGAATTAATTGAATCTTCTAATCAATTTGATTGTGGTCATTCTGACTTAAATGAATTTTTTCTAAAAGATGCTGAAAGTTATGCCAATCAATTACTGGGCAAATCCTATTGTTTTATTGATAATAATGATTTAAAATCAATAGTTTGTGCATTCTCTATTTCAAACGATAGTATAAAGGCAAGTCTGTTACCCAGAGGCAGAAAAGATAAAGTAACTAAACAAATCCCTCATGTCAAAACCTCTAAAAATTACCCCGCAGTTTTAATAGGAAGGCTTGGTGTCAGTGTAAATTACAAAAATCAAGGAATTGGAAAAAGTTTAATGGACTTTATAAAATCATGGTTTATTGACCCACAAAATAAAACCGGATGTCGTTTTGTTGTCGTTGATGCATATAATGAAAACCTACCTATTAAATATTATAAATCATGTGGTTTTGATTTTCTTTTTAGTACAGAAGATCAGGAGAAACGTTATTCAAATATTCAATCTTCAGATCCATTAAAAACCAGATTAATGTTCTTCGATTTAATTCTTTTGAAAAATCAATTATAAATATTCAAAAAACCAAATTCTCCATTTTTTCAAAAAAATCATAAAAATGAAAGCCGAAAATCCTATTTTTGGGAAAATTACTTCGAAAAACAAACCCAATAAAAGTGCAACCGGAATTATTTGAAAATGATTTCTTTGAAAATCTGAGACAAACAGAATATGCAAATCTGGAAGAGTCAGGGCAGATTTACCTTGATTTTACAGGGGGAAATCTATACCCTAAAAGCATCGTCGAAAAACACTTTAATTATTTACTATCAGGTGTTTACGGAAACCCCCACTCCACTAACCCAAGTTCTCGTCAATCAACAATTCATGTCGATGAAGCCAGAAAAGCGGTATTGGATTATTTCAGTGCCGGGGACGATTATTATTGCATATTTACTTCTAATGCATCGGCTGCCCTACAAATAGTGGGCGAATGTTATCCTTTTTCTTCTGAATCGGTTTTTTTGCTCACTGCTGACAATCATAATTCAGTTAACGGAATCAGGGAATATTGCAAGCTCAAGGGCGGGCATTATCAATATATTCAGCTCAACTATGAAGACCTGAAAATTAATGCTCAAAAACTGGAAGAAGGCCTGAATGGCTTTGAAAAAGAGACCAATAAGCTTTTCGCTTTTCCGGGTCAATCCAATGTTTCCGGCATAAAACATCCCCTCGAATTAATTGAAAAAGCCCATAAAAAAGGCTGGGATGTTTTGCTCGACGCTGCTGCATTTGTACCCACATCCAAACTTGATCTGACCCAATATAAGCCTGATTATGTGTCGGTTTCGTTTTACAAAATCTTTGGATACCCTACCGGCCTGGGTTGCTTGTTATTAAAAAAAGACAAATTTGCGAAGCTTAAAAAGCCTTGGTTTGCAGGTGGGACAGTAACTTGGGTATCAGTCAATTATGAAAGTTACTTTTTGACTGAAAACCACGAAAGATTTGAAAACGGAACAGTAAATTATCTGGAAATTCCTGCTATAAAAAATGGTCTGGAGTTTATTCAAAAAATAGGAATTGAGAAAATTTCGGACAGAATAAAATCTCTGAATGCTTATTTGATTCATCAGTTTGAAAACCTCAAACACAGCAATGGCGAAACTTTATTTAACTTTTTTGGCACAAAAAATCATGATGAAAAGGGCGGAACTTTCATTTTCAATGTAAAAGGAGCCGACGGAAAGCAGTTTCCGTTTGAGTTGGTAGAGCAAAAAGCAAATGAAAGGTTAATTTCGGTCCGAACCGGCTGCTTTTGCAATCCTGGCATTGATGAGGTCAACAGCTGTGTGACTACCGATGAACTGGCCGAATTTTACACCAGTCGTGACCATGGAAGTTATCATGACTGGGTGACATTTGTAGGCAAAATCAGAGGGGCAATCCGACTTTCGGTGGGTATTGCCACCACCCAAAGCGACCTGGACACATTTTTTGGTTTTGTTACCGAAACATTCAAAGATAAAAACACCCAAGACCTTATCTGATGATACTCATAGCCGAATCAGGATCTACCAAAACCGACTGGAGACTGCTGGGAGAAAAAACAGTAGCCAAAACCGAAACCATCGGACTCAATCCTTATTTTGTGGATGCTGACCAAATCGCCTACGAGATAAAGCCTTTCATTGAAAACTGTTTAGAAAAAATCACTGAGGTTCATTTTTATGGAACAGGGATAACCGATGACAGTAAATCTGAAATTGTAAAATCCGGAATCCTGAAAGCCCTGGGTTATGAAACCAAAGTGTTTACATATTCCGATGTAATTGCTGCTGCAAGAGCACTTTTTGGAAGAAAAGAAGGAATCGCCTGTATTTTGGGAACGGGTTCAAATTCCTGCTTGTGGGATGGAGAAAAAATTAGCTTCCAGATTCCTCCGCTAGGATTTTGGCTGGGAGATGAAGGCAGTGGCGGACATTTGGGAAAACTACTTTTGTTAGATTATTTACATAAAGAAATGCCAGGTGATATTCTGGAAATATTTGAAAAAAAATACGG
The sequence above is a segment of the Cytophagaceae bacterium genome. Coding sequences within it:
- a CDS encoding aminotransferase class V-fold PLP-dependent enzyme; the encoded protein is MGKLLRKTNPIKVQPELFENDFFENLRQTEYANLEESGQIYLDFTGGNLYPKSIVEKHFNYLLSGVYGNPHSTNPSSRQSTIHVDEARKAVLDYFSAGDDYYCIFTSNASAALQIVGECYPFSSESVFLLTADNHNSVNGIREYCKLKGGHYQYIQLNYEDLKINAQKLEEGLNGFEKETNKLFAFPGQSNVSGIKHPLELIEKAHKKGWDVLLDAAAFVPTSKLDLTQYKPDYVSVSFYKIFGYPTGLGCLLLKKDKFAKLKKPWFAGGTVTWVSVNYESYFLTENHERFENGTVNYLEIPAIKNGLEFIQKIGIEKISDRIKSLNAYLIHQFENLKHSNGETLFNFFGTKNHDEKGGTFIFNVKGADGKQFPFELVEQKANERLISVRTGCFCNPGIDEVNSCVTTDELAEFYTSRDHGSYHDWVTFVGKIRGAIRLSVGIATTQSDLDTFFGFVTETFKDKNTQDLI
- a CDS encoding ribonuclease, whose translation is MEKTKIPEFVKYLIFLLLGIVIGYFVRKNHISDTNNPAHQTEISIQEKNESSAKKSTQNTDFETPKDFPKYVNEVLEYVTKYQKAPEGYVGGRKFKNLEKLLPQKSDSGQRINYQEWDVHEHVEGQNRGAERLVTGDDGSAYYTDDHYDSFKKIR
- a CDS encoding ferredoxin--NADP reductase encodes the protein MKSYFLQVKEVIRETEDTVTILFWHPLSEQIKYLAGQFLTVSIPGPDGKKVKRSYSMSTSPASDTAVGITVKRVHKGLVSNYLNDQIKTGDFLEVIEPMGNFTFNPATFNGKHLILIGAGSGITPLMSIAKTALKTLPGLKVSLLYGSRNENQIIFKKELDALESTFHGRFGVTHIISQSTDTWVGLKGRIHQANTIMWLKEIDADLKNDQIFVCGPEEIIDNTLKIAELYDIPKERMHYERFNAPVNTDSENEGGEELKKQTVTVKYDGETHEFEVEPHQTILEAALDQNIELPYSCQAGMCTACLGKCTSGKIKMDEEEGLTDKEIEQGYVLTCVSHPITEGVILEID
- a CDS encoding barstar family protein; this translates as MNNLSICIPADFPEEFGVIKIDANKTKTLREFYEVMAEVFEFPDYFGFNLDSFDEMINDLSWIEDEKLAVYFENSESFLVNERNETKIITLLDMLDATCEDWKWMEEVDDELPKKSLLFGFSAGERIQDLLNKLS
- a CDS encoding DUF3365 domain-containing protein, which gives rise to MKKRTYTIAILFSGIIAVLACKTGKNPAQGIKKEEGLVLMEQNCYTCHSPNATESNRLAPPMIAVKKHYFTEKMSEEQFVNDLVSFVLNPTDEKSKMPGAKRRFNLMPKVEYSKSDVEKIAKYIYRNNIEQPEWFEEHYKKEMGNGNQMMEEDTSFLAKGKKLSMRAQQELGKNLMGALNKGGAVHAMNFCNDKAMFLTDSMANVLKVNVKRVSDKNRNPKNAANESEIAYIQLLKDNLKMGIEPKPGSKVIDGKKVGYYPILTNQMCMQCHGSEAEINSETMEKISKYYPADKAKGYKPNEIRGLWVVE
- a CDS encoding NAD-dependent epimerase/dehydratase family protein; the protein is MKVLITGATGLVGSALLKKLNSMGHEISVLVRNAQDFLLQNSALRNIKIIEGDILDVLVLSQATVDKDWVIHAAAVVSFSPKDRASLYKTNVEGTANVVNSCLENKVKKLLYVSSVAAFGRPAINKENKDQTFNVYENQKWEDSDSNSHYAISKFKGEEEVWRGMAEGLDVVVVNPSIIFGEGDWNRSSTKILKYIFEEKPFYTAGYLNYIDLEDLVNISVELLESDIKNERFCVSAGMISYKDFFEKVALKFGKRPPAIEVKSFWLAIIWRLEAIRSFFMGSDPLITKETARSASMKIHYDNSKIIKALGYKFNSLDNTLNRICPYFLAKAQK
- a CDS encoding insulinase family protein, coding for MSEYQLYTLPNGIRVAHKFVSNTKIAHCGIMLDIGSRDEKPHQAGLAHFWEHMAFKGTQKRKAYHIINSLEAVGGELNAYTTKEKICFYASVLDTHFEKAVDLLSDIAFNSIFPEKQLEVERGVILEEMSMYLDSPEDAIQDEFDAIVFPQHQLGINILGTQESVKAFKREDFLNFISENLDTDKVIFSVVGNLEPKKVQKMAEKYLGDILPKHTQRIRLTPDIYFTQNQILEKNNNQAHVAIGRQAYALHHKNRLPFFALVNLLGGPGMNSRFNLTLREKYGLVYQIEANYTSFSDTGFFGIFFGTDPQNLNKSLKLVKKELEILKERKMGDVQIRTLKEQLKGQLAMAEESNQGFMLMMAKSILDLGKVETLSQIFDEIDDINAGVLQDLANEMFDNEELSQLIYK
- a CDS encoding N-acetylglucosamine kinase, with translation MILIAESGSTKTDWRLLGEKTVAKTETIGLNPYFVDADQIAYEIKPFIENCLEKITEVHFYGTGITDDSKSEIVKSGILKALGYETKVFTYSDVIAAARALFGRKEGIACILGTGSNSCLWDGEKISFQIPPLGFWLGDEGSGGHLGKLLLLDYLHKEMPGDILEIFEKKYGILTRSEILTKAYKEDKPNKYFAGFSVFLSENRENVYCKKLIENSFSQYLEKYLLKYPQRAEYQIAFVGSIAFFYKDILEEICKKHGIEISKIIEKPMDELQRFHQND
- a CDS encoding GNAT family N-acetyltransferase; translated protein: MNFLEESCTFYTLTPELIESSNQFDCGHSDLNEFFLKDAESYANQLLGKSYCFIDNNDLKSIVCAFSISNDSIKASLLPRGRKDKVTKQIPHVKTSKNYPAVLIGRLGVSVNYKNQGIGKSLMDFIKSWFIDPQNKTGCRFVVVDAYNENLPIKYYKSCGFDFLFSTEDQEKRYSNIQSSDPLKTRLMFFDLILLKNQL